The following are encoded in a window of Armatimonas rosea genomic DNA:
- a CDS encoding NB-ARC domain-containing protein yields the protein MSWRITFLGGVSATREGKTLSRFESSRVVALLARLALFPKRIHPREELMELLWPEVEREVAQVRLRHTLRTLRQPLELGLPAGSVLIADRLSIRINPDAITTDVSEFEQALKQKDLTTVRTLYTGELLPGLYDDWIVEERHRLEALAEGVLSSPDGVRADREEGRRNRGGRLSLPPYLTAFFGREAEREAIVTQLTRSRLVTLTGLGGTGKTRLSVEILRELAPSYTHSAFVALGECVAAAQILGRIRDVLGLPAVDADPLEQVCWALTDGSALLVLDNLEQLVDSGGAELIEILLARLPHLTLLVTSRRALGIAGERLFPLEALSEAASLALFLDRIQATRPGFHLTTGNQDDITAVCRGLEGIPLALELAAARIRAFSPSEMRAELQSRFEWLARTGLRGDKEDRHRSLSAALEWSWQLLSGAQQRFLASLALFRAPFRAAEAASVTDQRDARERLEALVADSLVQSAADEPSGETRYTMLETVREFVLPRLEDSPTTRAQFRHHYLTSTRPDENTVTAWRYALEDGDGDDAYSFVSHLGHDVIGLLGTRARSFLEQTLVLPCTDMRLRMLATHRLAESFLRANERTKAIALMDEAAAALEDAPAALLAETLSYQAHIGLYDAPYEKTFGLLDRCLGLTTDPFIRAETLSMKGGLLCQTPDFEAAQALFDEAGRLYAPGDHGQHRLLIHRALLARRLRDYEEALRLYQTGAEWAKRAEDRMAFKVALSNTVDILGYLGRWEEAQQAGLTCLDLEEAFGDRHNLILVLWNLAHPFLKLGEPGHAAKLIAAASTLWAHEVRPLTEEDLEEVEGIRTELRSLLDEATLARLWGEGEMLTLKEAIALARVAS from the coding sequence GTGAGCTGGCGGATCACTTTTCTGGGTGGCGTGAGTGCGACGCGTGAGGGCAAGACACTCTCTCGTTTCGAGAGCTCACGTGTCGTTGCGCTTCTTGCACGTCTAGCACTTTTCCCGAAGCGGATACACCCGCGTGAGGAGCTGATGGAGCTGCTCTGGCCCGAAGTCGAGCGAGAAGTGGCGCAGGTTCGGCTCCGTCACACGCTCCGCACGCTACGGCAGCCGCTGGAGCTGGGCCTGCCTGCGGGCAGTGTGCTGATTGCAGATCGCCTCTCCATTCGCATCAACCCAGACGCCATCACGACCGATGTCTCTGAGTTTGAGCAAGCGCTCAAGCAAAAAGATCTCACGACGGTACGTACTCTCTACACCGGTGAGCTACTCCCTGGCCTCTACGACGACTGGATCGTGGAAGAACGTCATCGCCTAGAAGCTCTCGCCGAGGGGGTTTTATCCTCTCCCGACGGGGTACGAGCCGATCGGGAAGAGGGGCGACGAAACCGGGGAGGTCGCCTCTCTCTTCCGCCCTACCTGACAGCATTCTTTGGGCGAGAGGCCGAGCGCGAGGCGATTGTGACTCAGCTCACTCGCTCGCGACTGGTGACTCTTACGGGCCTTGGGGGGACTGGCAAGACGCGCCTCTCGGTGGAGATTCTGCGGGAGCTTGCGCCAAGCTACACCCATTCTGCCTTTGTCGCACTGGGGGAGTGTGTTGCCGCCGCGCAGATTTTGGGGCGAATTCGGGATGTGCTGGGCTTGCCCGCCGTCGATGCCGACCCGCTGGAGCAGGTCTGCTGGGCACTGACGGATGGCTCCGCCCTGCTGGTGCTGGATAACCTAGAGCAGCTTGTGGACTCGGGGGGGGCAGAGCTGATCGAGATACTTCTTGCGCGACTGCCACACCTCACGCTCTTGGTGACCTCGCGGCGGGCGCTGGGGATTGCAGGGGAGCGGCTCTTCCCTCTGGAGGCGCTCTCGGAGGCGGCGAGCCTTGCGCTCTTTCTGGACCGCATCCAGGCGACCCGACCTGGCTTCCATCTGACGACGGGCAACCAAGACGATATCACGGCGGTCTGTCGTGGGTTGGAGGGGATTCCTCTCGCCCTGGAGCTTGCCGCCGCACGCATTCGTGCGTTCTCGCCCTCCGAGATGCGTGCCGAGCTTCAGTCGCGATTTGAGTGGCTGGCGCGGACGGGGCTTCGCGGGGATAAGGAAGACCGCCACCGCTCGCTCTCGGCGGCGCTGGAGTGGAGCTGGCAGCTCTTGTCAGGGGCGCAGCAGCGCTTCCTGGCGAGCCTGGCGCTGTTTCGCGCACCGTTTCGCGCGGCCGAAGCGGCCTCCGTGACCGACCAGCGCGATGCGCGTGAGCGCTTAGAGGCACTGGTGGCCGACTCCTTGGTGCAGAGTGCCGCCGATGAGCCATCAGGGGAGACGCGCTACACGATGCTCGAAACCGTCCGGGAATTCGTCCTGCCCCGCCTCGAAGACAGCCCGACGACACGGGCGCAGTTTCGCCACCACTACCTCACGAGCACCCGCCCCGATGAAAATACCGTGACAGCATGGCGTTATGCGCTTGAAGATGGTGATGGCGACGATGCCTATAGCTTTGTTTCGCATCTTGGTCATGATGTGATTGGGCTTTTGGGGACGCGGGCTCGCAGTTTTTTGGAACAAACCCTTGTACTTCCCTGCACCGACATGCGTCTTCGCATGCTTGCCACACACCGCCTCGCCGAGTCCTTCCTGCGAGCCAACGAGCGCACCAAAGCGATCGCGCTCATGGACGAAGCGGCGGCGGCATTGGAAGATGCTCCCGCTGCACTTCTCGCTGAGACACTTAGCTACCAGGCACACATTGGTCTCTACGATGCTCCCTATGAGAAGACTTTTGGCCTCTTAGATCGCTGCCTGGGACTTACTACCGATCCTTTCATCCGGGCTGAGACGCTCAGTATGAAGGGAGGCTTGCTCTGTCAGACACCCGACTTTGAGGCCGCTCAGGCGCTTTTTGACGAGGCAGGGAGGCTGTATGCACCTGGTGATCACGGTCAGCATCGGCTTTTGATCCACCGAGCGCTCCTTGCGCGGCGGCTCAGAGACTATGAGGAGGCGCTACGTCTCTACCAGACCGGCGCGGAGTGGGCAAAGCGTGCGGAGGATCGCATGGCATTCAAAGTTGCCCTAAGTAATACGGTCGATATTTTGGGGTACTTGGGGCGTTGGGAGGAGGCACAACAGGCGGGGCTGACGTGTCTTGACCTCGAAGAGGCCTTCGGCGACCGGCATAACCTGATCCTGGTTCTCTGGAACCTTGCCCATCCCTTTCTTAAGCTCGGTGAGCCGGGGCATGCCGCAAAGCTTATCGCTGCGGCCTCGACACTTTGGGCACACGAGGTGCGTCCCCTCACGGAGGAGGATCTTGAGGAAGTCGAGGGCATCCGTACCGAGCTCCGGTCGCTTCTTGACGAGGCGACGCTGGCTCGGCTCTGGGGGGAAGGGGAGATGCTGACCCTCAAAGAGGCGATCGCGCTGGCGCGGGTGGCTAGCTAA
- a CDS encoding tetratricopeptide repeat protein codes for MPLWGRMLRRSEDVTGYDRAVRLFDEGKYEMAITEFEAVLHHPRRSTLTDGLARFYLGEAHTALARQRAALAAPAEQAVLDKELAEEAATHLRQALSLHPQFADLHFRLGCALVALEQLDDARSAFGRALELNPNYADARRLYEATQVGQPEAEAALLQTPANRDDAIAMHSRLALNLYHKGEFEAAADSYRQALAIAPTYADLHNQLGVALHAADQDDEALAAFVRALQINPRYIEARLNLAIALRCLGREKEAREELERVLEFDPKNAAAREALS; via the coding sequence ATGCCACTCTGGGGCAGGATGCTGCGACGCAGCGAGGATGTAACAGGCTACGACCGGGCGGTCCGCCTGTTCGATGAAGGCAAGTACGAGATGGCGATCACCGAGTTCGAGGCGGTCTTGCACCATCCCCGACGAAGTACCCTTACCGATGGGCTCGCACGCTTCTACCTGGGAGAGGCACACACCGCCCTCGCCCGGCAGCGCGCCGCCCTCGCCGCCCCCGCCGAACAAGCCGTCCTCGACAAAGAGCTGGCGGAAGAGGCCGCCACACACCTACGCCAAGCCCTGAGCCTGCACCCCCAGTTCGCGGACCTGCACTTCCGCCTTGGCTGCGCCCTGGTCGCTCTGGAGCAGCTCGACGATGCACGGAGCGCCTTTGGCCGGGCTCTGGAGCTCAACCCCAACTACGCCGATGCGCGCCGGCTCTACGAGGCCACGCAGGTCGGACAGCCCGAGGCCGAGGCCGCCCTCCTCCAGACACCAGCCAACCGCGACGATGCCATTGCGATGCACTCGCGGCTGGCGCTGAATCTCTACCACAAAGGGGAGTTTGAGGCCGCCGCCGACTCGTACCGCCAGGCCCTCGCCATCGCCCCCACCTACGCCGACCTGCACAACCAGCTCGGGGTCGCGCTCCACGCTGCAGACCAGGACGACGAGGCCCTCGCGGCCTTTGTCCGTGCGCTCCAGATCAACCCGCGCTATATCGAGGCCCGGCTCAACCTCGCCATCGCCCTGCGCTGCCTGGGTCGGGAGAAAGAAGCCCGCGAGGAGCTAGAGCGCGTCCTAGAGTTCGATCCCAAGAACGCCGCCGCCCGCGAGGCGCTTAGCTAG
- a CDS encoding aldose 1-epimerase family protein → MATLFGKSYSRREVAQRVGDLIQVAGVERFTYDEGVQGGVKAARVRSGGGLDYTVLFSRGMDIGAASLFGVPFAWVSATGWANPHAFVPEWRGWLQTFHGGLLTGCGLSNAGASNQDGDESLGIHGRLSHIPAESASAWTDWEGDEATVFVEGTMREATVFGENLRLKRTISTPVGSNSMTITDTVTNEGFKTSPLMLLYHLNFGWPLVAEGTVIRFPEGTTSTPRDAAAAAGHATVNTLTAPTKDYAEQCFFHNIPTEDVVIEMVNPDGFGVRVSYKQSEFPHLTVWKMMGEGEYVCGIEPANCKVLGRAAEREAGRLQHIAPGETRRFSVTLTAFIEEK, encoded by the coding sequence ATGGCAACTCTCTTTGGGAAGTCCTACTCACGCCGCGAGGTGGCGCAGCGAGTGGGCGATCTGATTCAAGTCGCAGGGGTCGAGCGCTTCACCTACGACGAAGGCGTCCAAGGGGGCGTCAAGGCGGCCCGCGTGCGCTCCGGTGGCGGCTTGGACTACACCGTTCTCTTCTCCCGTGGGATGGATATCGGCGCGGCGAGCCTCTTTGGGGTGCCCTTTGCCTGGGTCTCCGCGACCGGCTGGGCCAACCCCCACGCCTTTGTCCCCGAGTGGCGCGGCTGGCTCCAGACCTTCCACGGCGGCCTGCTCACCGGCTGTGGCCTCAGCAACGCCGGCGCGTCCAACCAAGACGGTGACGAGTCCCTGGGCATCCATGGGCGGCTCTCCCACATCCCCGCCGAGAGCGCCAGCGCCTGGACCGACTGGGAGGGCGACGAGGCCACGGTCTTTGTCGAGGGGACGATGCGAGAGGCGACGGTCTTTGGCGAGAACCTGCGGCTCAAGCGGACGATCTCCACTCCCGTGGGTAGCAATAGCATGACCATCACCGACACGGTCACCAATGAGGGCTTCAAGACCAGCCCGCTCATGCTGCTCTACCACCTCAACTTTGGCTGGCCGCTGGTCGCGGAGGGTACTGTCATCCGCTTCCCCGAGGGCACGACCAGCACCCCGCGCGATGCCGCAGCCGCCGCGGGCCACGCCACCGTCAACACCCTCACCGCCCCGACAAAAGACTACGCCGAGCAGTGCTTCTTCCATAATATTCCCACCGAAGATGTGGTCATTGAGATGGTCAACCCCGATGGCTTTGGCGTGCGTGTCAGCTACAAACAGTCGGAGTTTCCGCACCTGACCGTCTGGAAGATGATGGGCGAGGGCGAGTATGTCTGTGGGATCGAGCCCGCCAACTGCAAGGTGCTGGGCCGCGCCGCCGAGCGCGAGGCCGGTCGCCTCCAGCACATCGCCCCCGGTGAGACCCGCCGCTTCTCCGTGACTCTGACCGCCTTTATCGAGGAAAAATAG
- a CDS encoding amidohydrolase family protein: MAEEIIDVHCGWGPTPAAPDWNQAEAVQTTLAARGITTCCLSSLLARRYDPIGGNETVADTLASPGSPVNLRGWLVVQPAQHEESSAQMRRHLYSESFVGAALYPNPATGAPVALEYSRELLILVRRYSKALLIETPTAEAMWHAVEIAGFMQGVKIVASGMGGEEWRAAIDYAVKPSNLFLDISGALAPEKIRYAIQAMSGARKLLFSSNAPANDPAANLAMLEEAGLTADEREKILCANAHRVFGWGTGSTESPAGLTLSAMGS; this comes from the coding sequence ATGGCAGAAGAGATCATCGATGTCCACTGTGGCTGGGGCCCCACTCCCGCAGCCCCCGACTGGAACCAAGCCGAGGCGGTCCAAACGACTCTCGCGGCCCGTGGGATCACCACGTGCTGTCTCTCGTCGCTCCTGGCACGCCGCTACGATCCCATTGGGGGCAATGAGACGGTCGCGGACACGCTGGCGAGCCCAGGCTCTCCGGTCAACCTGCGCGGCTGGCTCGTGGTGCAGCCCGCCCAGCACGAAGAGTCCAGCGCCCAGATGCGCCGTCATCTCTACTCCGAGAGCTTTGTCGGGGCCGCACTCTATCCCAACCCTGCCACCGGAGCGCCGGTCGCGCTGGAGTACTCCCGTGAGCTCTTGATCCTGGTCCGCCGCTACAGCAAGGCCCTCCTGATCGAGACCCCCACCGCCGAGGCGATGTGGCATGCGGTCGAGATCGCCGGCTTTATGCAGGGGGTCAAGATCGTGGCCTCGGGGATGGGCGGGGAGGAGTGGCGCGCCGCGATCGACTACGCGGTCAAGCCATCGAACCTCTTCTTGGATATCTCAGGTGCCCTTGCCCCGGAGAAGATTCGCTACGCCATCCAGGCGATGAGCGGTGCCCGTAAGCTCCTCTTTTCCTCCAACGCTCCCGCCAACGACCCCGCGGCAAACCTAGCCATGCTGGAAGAGGCGGGCCTCACCGCCGACGAGCGCGAGAAGATTCTCTGTGCCAACGCCCACCGTGTCTTTGGCTGGGGAACAGGAAGCACGGAGAGCCCCGCCGGGCTCACGCTCAGCGCGATGGGAAGCTAG
- the gltX gene encoding glutamate--tRNA ligase, producing the protein MPTTDPTDIFMGREPRRVRTRFAPSPTGFLHVGAFRTALFSYLLAKKYDGDFLLRIEDTDQKRLVKGSLEHIIQSLHALGTPYDEGPDQAAVAALSEAYGAVDPALVPENGGAHGPYIQSQRRARYTELVEQLLDDGKAYWAFETEEELAAKKAACDARKIPYRYDRHFRDYPLAEARKRVADGERAVVRLKMPTEGPIRTVDFLRGETLWDATTQDDFVILKADGLPVYHLAAMVDDHDMEISHILRGEEWISSTPKHVSVFQALGWEAPIFVHTPNVLGWDRKKLSKRNGALPLIGPVPEIKDGGLTGEFLTGYLNQDGILPEALFNFLAICGWSPGDDRELMPRDEIIAAFDLRHISLSPGIFDLDKLKWMNGVYIRNLSPSAFYERARPFLPAELDADYAAAAIALEQERVKELREVPEVTDFFFVELPEYNAKSVEKWLKGAGAYLAELDSTLAGLPEWSVAAIETVVRSVAASHNREKGEVTHPVRVALTGREVGPGLFELMEVLGKERLARRFKKAKELADGGTDS; encoded by the coding sequence GTGCCGACAACAGATCCAACTGATATCTTCATGGGCCGCGAGCCGCGCCGGGTGCGCACCCGCTTCGCCCCCTCCCCGACAGGGTTCCTCCATGTCGGAGCCTTCCGTACCGCGCTGTTCTCCTATCTCCTGGCGAAAAAGTACGACGGCGACTTCCTGCTGCGTATCGAGGACACCGACCAAAAGCGCCTCGTCAAAGGCTCGCTGGAGCACATTATCCAGTCGCTCCATGCGCTCGGAACGCCCTACGACGAAGGCCCGGACCAGGCGGCGGTCGCTGCTCTCTCCGAGGCCTACGGTGCGGTCGATCCCGCACTGGTGCCCGAGAACGGGGGCGCACACGGCCCGTATATCCAGTCGCAGCGCCGGGCGCGCTACACCGAGCTGGTCGAGCAGCTCCTCGACGACGGCAAGGCGTACTGGGCGTTTGAGACCGAGGAAGAGCTGGCCGCCAAGAAAGCCGCCTGCGATGCCCGCAAGATTCCCTACCGCTACGACCGCCACTTTCGAGACTATCCCCTCGCCGAGGCCCGCAAGCGGGTCGCCGACGGCGAGCGGGCGGTCGTGCGCCTCAAGATGCCGACCGAGGGGCCGATCCGCACCGTGGACTTCCTGCGCGGGGAGACGCTCTGGGACGCGACCACCCAAGACGACTTCGTGATCCTCAAGGCCGATGGCCTGCCGGTCTACCACCTCGCGGCGATGGTCGATGACCACGATATGGAGATCAGCCATATCCTGCGCGGCGAGGAGTGGATCAGCTCAACCCCCAAGCACGTCAGTGTCTTCCAGGCCCTGGGCTGGGAGGCACCGATCTTTGTCCACACGCCCAATGTGCTTGGGTGGGACCGCAAGAAGCTCTCGAAGCGCAACGGAGCTCTCCCGCTGATCGGGCCGGTGCCGGAGATTAAAGATGGTGGCCTGACCGGTGAGTTTTTGACCGGCTACCTGAACCAAGACGGCATCCTCCCCGAGGCGCTCTTCAACTTCCTCGCGATCTGCGGCTGGTCGCCCGGCGATGACCGTGAGCTCATGCCACGCGACGAGATTATCGCGGCGTTTGATCTCCGCCATATCTCGCTCTCGCCGGGCATCTTTGATCTGGACAAGCTCAAGTGGATGAACGGGGTCTACATCCGCAACCTCAGCCCGAGCGCCTTCTACGAGCGTGCCCGGCCCTTCCTGCCCGCGGAGCTCGATGCGGACTACGCCGCCGCCGCGATCGCGCTGGAGCAGGAGCGGGTCAAGGAGCTGCGTGAGGTTCCCGAGGTCACGGATTTCTTCTTCGTGGAGCTCCCGGAGTACAACGCAAAGTCGGTCGAGAAGTGGCTCAAGGGCGCGGGAGCGTATCTTGCGGAGCTGGATAGCACCCTGGCAGGCCTGCCCGAGTGGAGCGTGGCGGCCATTGAGACTGTCGTGCGCTCCGTGGCGGCGAGCCACAACCGAGAGAAGGGCGAGGTAACCCACCCGGTGCGCGTGGCGCTCACCGGCCGTGAGGTCGGGCCGGGCCTCTTTGAGCTGATGGAGGTGCTGGGCAAGGAGCGCCTGGCGCGACGATTTAAGAAGGCAAAGGAGTTAGCAGATGGCGGAACCGATTCTTGA
- a CDS encoding amidase, whose translation MSSSKIAPFELDEVSLAQLRQALKAGRYTEPQLVQLYQARIAELDPKLKSVIELNPDALKDAERLQAERAAGKPLGPLHGMPILIKDNIATLDKMQTTAGSLALVGTKVKAEAPVATALRKAGAVILGKTNLSEWANFRSTHSSSGWSGRGGQTRNPYALDRSPSGSSSGTGAAIAACLAAAGIGTETDGSILSPSAACGLVGLKPTVGLLSGKGIIPISHTQDTAGPMARTVFDVAILLGALTGKDYSGAMVTSLKGKRIGIARKRFFGYHPATDQLAEDAIKVLKKLGAEVIDHADMATVDTFDADETTVLLYEFKAGLNKYLAELQPGVPFKTLKELIIFNSSVKDKELPYFGQELLEQAQAKGPLSSPEYVKALAKCRKQSREQGIDAILTKHKLDALFAPTQAPSWPIDWVNGDHFLGSSTSPAAVAGYPSITVPAGQVHGLPVGVSFWGRANTEATLLRLAFAFEQATHHRRAPTFAATADFGVS comes from the coding sequence ATGTCCTCCTCCAAGATTGCCCCCTTTGAACTTGATGAAGTCTCTCTTGCCCAGCTTCGGCAGGCGCTGAAGGCCGGGCGCTACACCGAGCCGCAGCTGGTGCAGCTCTACCAGGCGCGGATCGCTGAGCTCGACCCCAAGCTGAAGTCCGTGATCGAGCTCAACCCCGATGCCCTCAAAGACGCCGAGCGCTTGCAGGCGGAGCGGGCGGCGGGCAAGCCGCTGGGGCCGCTCCATGGGATGCCGATCCTCATCAAGGACAATATCGCGACCCTGGACAAGATGCAGACCACGGCGGGCTCGCTGGCGCTGGTGGGGACAAAGGTAAAGGCCGAGGCCCCCGTGGCGACCGCACTGCGAAAAGCCGGGGCGGTGATCCTGGGCAAGACAAACCTCAGCGAGTGGGCCAACTTCCGCTCCACGCACTCGTCGAGCGGCTGGAGCGGACGCGGCGGGCAGACACGCAACCCCTATGCGCTGGACCGGTCACCGTCGGGGTCGAGCTCCGGCACGGGCGCGGCAATCGCGGCCTGCCTCGCTGCCGCCGGGATCGGCACCGAGACTGATGGCTCCATTCTCTCACCGTCGGCGGCGTGTGGCCTTGTCGGGCTCAAACCGACAGTCGGGCTGCTCAGTGGGAAGGGGATCATCCCCATCTCCCACACCCAGGACACCGCGGGGCCGATGGCACGGACGGTCTTTGATGTGGCAATCCTCCTGGGGGCGCTGACCGGCAAGGACTACTCCGGCGCGATGGTGACCAGCCTCAAGGGCAAGCGGATCGGGATCGCGCGCAAGCGCTTCTTTGGCTACCATCCCGCCACCGATCAGCTCGCCGAGGACGCGATCAAGGTGCTCAAAAAGCTCGGCGCGGAGGTGATCGACCACGCGGACATGGCGACCGTGGACACCTTCGACGCCGACGAGACCACGGTGCTCCTCTATGAGTTCAAGGCGGGGCTAAACAAGTACCTCGCGGAGCTCCAGCCCGGTGTCCCCTTCAAGACCCTCAAGGAGCTAATCATCTTCAATAGCAGTGTCAAGGACAAGGAGCTCCCCTACTTCGGTCAGGAGCTCCTTGAGCAGGCGCAGGCCAAGGGGCCGCTGAGCTCGCCGGAGTACGTCAAGGCGCTGGCGAAGTGCCGCAAGCAGTCACGCGAGCAGGGGATCGATGCGATCCTGACCAAGCACAAGCTCGATGCGCTCTTCGCCCCCACCCAGGCACCGAGCTGGCCGATCGACTGGGTCAATGGGGATCACTTTTTAGGCAGCAGCACCAGCCCTGCCGCCGTGGCGGGCTACCCGAGTATCACGGTTCCCGCAGGCCAGGTGCACGGGCTCCCGGTCGGGGTCTCGTTCTGGGGCCGCGCCAACACCGAGGCGACCCTGCTGCGGCTAGCCTTCGCGTTTGAGCAGGCGACACACCACCGGCGCGCCCCTACCTTCGCGGCGACGGCAGATTTCGGGGTATCATAG
- the rsmG gene encoding 16S rRNA (guanine(527)-N(7))-methyltransferase RsmG → MDRATFLAALKTATEAIGVPLSESQAAQCAHFAALVVETNQTLNLTRITEPEAMAIKHFADSLTLLKIVPELKAGARVCDVGTGAGFPGVPLKLARPDLQLTLVDSLRKRLTFLEGALKTLEIPDVTLIHTRAEELKNARFDLVTARAVAALPKLITWCAPLVKPGGYFVAMKGAELEDEEGTAAKFGLTLLQHLELTLPDSEGSRRNLLLWVK, encoded by the coding sequence ATGGATAGAGCTACCTTTCTTGCGGCCTTAAAAACCGCCACCGAGGCTATCGGGGTTCCCCTCAGCGAGAGCCAGGCGGCGCAGTGTGCGCACTTTGCCGCACTCGTGGTCGAGACCAACCAGACCCTCAACCTCACGCGCATCACCGAGCCGGAGGCGATGGCGATCAAGCACTTCGCGGACTCCCTCACGCTCCTGAAGATCGTCCCCGAGCTCAAAGCCGGCGCGCGGGTCTGCGATGTGGGCACGGGAGCGGGCTTCCCCGGCGTCCCCCTCAAGCTCGCACGCCCCGATCTTCAGCTCACCCTCGTGGATAGCCTCCGCAAGCGCCTGACATTTCTGGAGGGTGCGCTGAAAACCCTGGAGATTCCCGATGTGACGCTGATCCACACCCGCGCCGAGGAGCTCAAGAACGCCCGCTTCGACCTCGTGACCGCCCGCGCGGTCGCGGCGCTTCCCAAGCTGATTACCTGGTGTGCGCCACTGGTCAAGCCGGGGGGATACTTTGTCGCGATGAAGGGAGCGGAGCTGGAAGACGAGGAAGGCACGGCGGCGAAGTTTGGGCTGACACTGCTCCAGCACCTTGAGCTCACTCTCCCGGATAGTGAAGGCTCTCGCCGAAATTTACTTCTCTGGGTAAAATAG
- a CDS encoding universal stress protein, protein MIQVLVGVDQEAGPVVPLLKRLQFPRAHYAFVHTLSASDYLSYGIEGARTSDEVEKIVVAENRHARQLAESAAKGLPGAVGEVLFGHPTEAILRRAESLHAELVALNAAHTHSERMAVLTGSVARGVALGAHQSVLIARPSELFQADDLPVRAVFATDHSEYANRCLEQLIELAPQGLSHLLVMTAVPERELEVLDRELPELGVSVAASVRRALETRNQSVVKRLSQELRHTTVESVVLTLPIHESIDQALDQASADLLILGAKGHSVLERLTLGSVSLHQALQGPASVLILRA, encoded by the coding sequence ATGATTCAGGTTCTCGTCGGTGTTGATCAGGAGGCAGGACCGGTCGTGCCGCTCCTCAAGCGCCTGCAGTTCCCCAGGGCGCACTACGCGTTCGTCCATACCCTCTCCGCAAGCGACTACCTCAGTTATGGGATTGAGGGAGCGCGCACGTCGGATGAGGTTGAGAAGATTGTCGTGGCGGAGAACCGCCATGCACGGCAGCTAGCGGAGAGTGCGGCAAAGGGGCTTCCAGGCGCGGTGGGCGAGGTTCTCTTTGGCCACCCCACCGAGGCGATCCTCCGACGTGCGGAGAGCCTGCATGCGGAGCTGGTGGCCCTCAATGCGGCCCACACCCACAGCGAGCGGATGGCCGTGCTGACGGGCAGTGTCGCGCGTGGAGTTGCGCTGGGAGCGCACCAGAGCGTGCTGATCGCCCGGCCCTCGGAGCTGTTTCAGGCCGATGACCTGCCGGTGCGTGCGGTCTTTGCCACCGACCACTCTGAGTATGCCAACCGTTGCTTAGAGCAGCTGATCGAGCTGGCACCACAGGGACTCTCGCATCTCCTGGTCATGACCGCTGTCCCCGAGCGTGAGCTTGAGGTGCTAGACCGTGAGCTCCCCGAGCTGGGGGTCTCCGTGGCGGCATCGGTGCGACGGGCGCTGGAGACACGCAACCAGAGCGTGGTCAAGCGGCTCTCTCAGGAGCTGCGGCACACGACTGTGGAGAGCGTGGTCTTGACACTGCCGATTCATGAGTCGATCGACCAGGCGCTAGATCAGGCGAGTGCGGACCTGCTGATCCTAGGAGCCAAGGGCCATAGTGTCCTAGAGCGACTGACTTTGGGGAGTGTCTCGCTTCACCAGGCGCTCCAAGGGCCGGCATCGGTGCTGATCCTGCGTGCCTAG
- a CDS encoding universal stress protein → MKIVLGAELAMAAGGSSVVGLLKRLRFPQAQVDMMHAVPPPIYTGWEYDPVIAPSVLAEIAQQDRDSAAGSLEKLAQELGSALHPVAVVTTGNPAERLMTYADECKADLIAVNGTVAGPLVAFLTGSVARGLVIGAHQSVLLARGESDELRPLRAVLATDHSPYSERCIAQLSTLWPQGIQHITVLTSFPEERLRAMEPMLPPVSVPPTQAVRETLEAKNNALIERLGGCFHPMLTTFESRVSPLPVHEAIAEAMKETNAELLILGAHGHSFLQRLTLGSTSFREAVFSPYSVLVMRA, encoded by the coding sequence ATGAAGATTGTACTGGGAGCAGAGTTGGCGATGGCAGCGGGAGGCTCTTCCGTGGTGGGGCTTCTGAAGCGGCTTCGGTTTCCACAAGCACAGGTGGACATGATGCACGCGGTGCCCCCCCCTATCTACACGGGCTGGGAGTACGATCCTGTGATCGCGCCCTCCGTTCTGGCAGAGATCGCCCAACAAGATCGGGATAGTGCGGCAGGGTCGCTGGAGAAGCTCGCCCAAGAGCTAGGCAGTGCCCTCCACCCCGTCGCCGTGGTGACCACGGGCAATCCCGCCGAGCGCCTGATGACCTACGCCGATGAGTGCAAGGCGGACTTGATCGCGGTCAATGGGACAGTCGCGGGGCCGCTGGTGGCCTTCTTGACAGGCAGTGTCGCACGGGGACTTGTGATTGGGGCCCACCAGAGCGTACTCCTAGCGCGGGGAGAGAGCGATGAGCTTCGTCCGCTCCGTGCCGTCCTTGCCACCGACCACTCCCCCTACTCCGAGCGCTGTATTGCCCAGCTGAGCACGCTCTGGCCGCAGGGAATCCAGCATATCACCGTGCTGACCTCGTTTCCCGAGGAGCGCCTCCGTGCCATGGAGCCCATGCTGCCTCCGGTGAGCGTCCCGCCCACCCAGGCCGTCCGCGAGACACTGGAAGCCAAAAACAATGCCCTAATCGAGCGCCTCGGGGGATGCTTCCATCCCATGCTCACCACTTTTGAGTCTCGGGTCTCGCCCCTCCCCGTGCATGAGGCGATCGCGGAGGCGATGAAGGAGACCAATGCCGAGCTACTGATCCTGGGAGCACATGGGCATAGCTTCCTCCAGCGCCTCACCCTGGGGAGCACGTCGTTTCGTGAGGCGGTCTTCTCGCCGTACTCGGTTCTAGTGATGAGGGCATAG